The Natronincola ferrireducens nucleotide sequence CAAACTTTCTCTACAGCAGCTGATAATCAGCCAGCAGTGGACATCCATGTGCTACAGGGTGAAAGACAAATGGCTGCCGATAATATAACATTAGGTAGATTTGAATTATCTGGTATTCCACCAGCGCCTAGAGGTGTACCACAAATCGAGGTAACCTTTGATATAGATGCAAATGGGATTGTAAATGTTTCTGCCAAAGACTTAGGTACTGGCAAGGAGCAAAAAATCACCATTACTGCTTCCACTAATCTTTCTGATGATGAAGTTCAAGCTAAAGTAAAGGAAGCTGAGCAGTTTGCAGAGGAAGACAAAAAACGCAAAGAAAAGGTAGAAGTTAAAAACCAAGCTGATACCCTTGTTTATCAAACTGAAAAAACCCTAAAAGAGATGGAGGGTAAAGTTGGCAAGGAAGATGAGGAAAAGATTAAAGCAGAAATAGAAAAACTGAAGAAGGCATTAGAAGCCGACAATGTTGAAGATATGAAAAAAGGTATAGAAGATTTAAACAATGCTTTCCATGCCATTTCACAGCAAATGTATCAACAGGCTCAGCAAGAAGGACAGGAGACAGCAGGAGAAGGGGCTCAACAAAACAATGAAAATGTAGTAGATGCTGAGTATGAAGAAGTAAAGGATGATGAAGATAAGTAAGTAGTATGAGGACACCTTAAGGTGTCCTCATCATTAATCAAAAAGGAAATTAGTTGATAAAATATATAAATTACAATATAATAATGAATGGTTGAAACCCTATCATCCCGTAGTGAAATTTAGTGAAAGGCGGTGAAAAGGTGAGTAAAAGAGATTATTATGAAGTATTAGGTGTAGATAAAAATGCTAGTGCTGAAGATATAAAACGAGCTTACCGAAAATTGGCGATGAAATACCATCCTGATAGAAATCCAGGGGATAAAACGGCTGAAGATAAGTTTAAAGAGCTTAATGAGGCCTATGAAATATTAAGTACTCCAGAGAAAAAACAACGTTATGATCAATTCGGCCATGCCGGAGTCAACGGTCAAGGTGGCGGAGGCTTTGGCGGTTTTGGGGGCGGAGGCTTTGAAGACATCTTTGGTGATATCTTTGATATGTTTGGGGGAGGAGGTTTTTCTTCCAGACGTAATAGAGGACCTCAAAAAGGTGCCGATATTAAATATGAATTAAGTATTACCTTTGAGGAAGCGGTTTTTGGTACAGAAAAAACTGTAGAGTTTTACAAATATGAAAACTGTCAAACCTGTAATGGTAGCGGTGCAAAACCTGGCACTTCTAAAAAGACATGCTCCCATTGTAAAGGAACAGGAGAAGTGCGATTTGTTCAACGAACACCACTGGGTCAAATCGTTAATGTAAAGGCCTGTGACCACTGTCATGGAGAGGGGCAGATTATTGAAGCCCCATGCACCACCTGTAATGGTAAAGGAAAAGAAAGAAAGCGCAAGAAGATCAAGGTTAGAATTCCAGCCGGCGTGGATAATGGTTCTATTATTCCGTTACGGGGAGAGGGAGAACCTGGCATCAAGGGTGGACCCTATGGAGATTTATATGTTGTATTAAGGGTATTACCCCATAGAATTTTTGAAAGAGATGGTTACGACATTATATGTGAAATGCCTATTACCTTTGTCCAAGCAGTATTAGGAGAAGAACTAGAGGTTCCAACATTAGAAGGAAAGGTAAAATACAAAATTCCTGAAGGAACCCAAAGTGGAACAATATTCCGTTTGAAAAATAAAGGGGTACAAAACCCAAAAGGATATGGAAAAGGCGATCAATACGTGAAGGTTGTTGTAGAGATTCCTAGGAATTTAACAGACAATCAAAAAGAAATGCTGAAGCAGTTTGCTGCCGAAGGTGGAGAAGAAATACATGAAAAAAGAAAATCTTTTTTTGATAAAGTAAAAGACGTATTTGGTGTATAATAAAATCACTCTATCATGAGTGATTTTATTATAGAACTTGGTATTTTAAGAAATACTGGGCATAATACCATTAATATGATGGTATATTATTTAAGGGATGTGATAGGATGGAATGGATTGAAATATCAATAAAAACCACAACAGAGGCAGTGGAGGCGGTATCCAACATCCTCTATGATGCTGGTGTAGCTGGATTGGTTATTGAAGATCCTAAGGATTTTATTTTTATGGATAATGACGAAAATTCATGGGATTATGTAGATGAATCTATATTTGCTAATCTTTATGAAGGTGCTATTGTAAAGGGGTATTTACCCCAGGCACCTGATTTAGTAGATAAAATAGAGCTTATTCGTCAAGCAGTGGATGTTTTACCAGAATATGGTTTAGATGTTGGACTAGGAGAAGTCACCACCCTAGAAGTTCGAGAAGAGGATTGGAGTCATTCTTGGAAGAAGTACTATAAGCCCACCCAAATAGGTAAAAACATCATTATCAAACCAACCTGGGAAAAATATGACAAAAGTAGTGGAGAAATGGTTATAGAAATGGACCCTGGCATGGCTTTTGGAACTGGCACCCATGAAACCACCATGATGTGTGTAATGGAGCTGGAAAACCATGTAAAAAATTATTCTACTGTTTTTGATATAGGATGTGGAAGCGGAATTTTAGCTATTACAGCGGCTAAGCTAGGGGCTGAAAAAGTAATTGCTGTAGATATCGATGAAGTAGCTATAGAAGCTACAAACAACAATGTCAAGCTTAATCATATAGCAGATAAAATAGATATTCGTAAAGGAAACCTTATGGAGGTTGTCACTGAAAAGGCTGATGTTATTGTAGCTAATATCATTGCTGAAGTCATCATGATTTTAAGTAAGGATATTAAAAAATTCCTTAAAACCAACGGTACGTTTATAGCCTCTGGTATCATACTGGACAAAATCGATGTTGTAAAAGAAAATTTACTATCCATTGGATTAGACATTATTAAAATAGAAACTATGGGGGAATGGGCAGTGGTGGTTTCAAAATTAAAGGACGAAAGCCATGAATAGGTTTTTTGTATCCTCTGCTGACATTAATAGATGCGAAAAAAAGGCCGTTGTTACTGGCGAAGATGTAAAGCATATGTCGAAGGTGCTAAGGCTGACGGTAGGAGATACGGTGGAGCTTTGTGATGGGGAAAAATATCAGTATAGGGCTGAAATAAAAAGTATGGATAAAAACCAAGTGCTTCTTTCAATTATAGAAGAGGAACAACTAGTTACTGAACCATCCATTGATGTCATTCTTTATCAAGGTATACCAAAGGCCACTAAGATGGAGTTAATCATACAAAAAACTACTGAGCTGGGAATTAAAGAAATTATTCCTGTTATCACCAACAGAACAATCGTTCATTTTAAAGATAATAAGGATAAGGAAAAAAAGGTAGAACGATGGCAAAAAATTGCTGAAGAAGCTGCTAAACAAAGTAAACGTGGTATGATCCCCTCAATTCATTCACCCATTTCCTTCAAGGAAGCCCTAGAACACAGTAGACAAAATCACATAAATATTATAGCCTATGAAAAAGAAAGCAAACAAAGTATAAAAAACCTATTGAAGTCCTATGGGGAAAAGAAGATAGGACGGATTGGTTTATGGATTGGTCCTGAAGGTGGTTATGAGGAAGAAGAAATTGAGTTAGCTTTGATGGAAGACATACAAGCTATTACCTTAGGACCTAGAATATTAAGAACAGAAACTGCAGGGTTGACGGTATTAAGTATACTTATGTATGACTTAGGAGATTTAGGAGGTTAACTTGTGAAAAAAGTAGCTTTTCATACTTTGGGTTGCAAAGTAAATCAATATGAAACCCAGGCCATGAAAGAGTTGTTTGAAGGGGAAGACTATACTACTGTAGCAGATACGGAAATTGCAGATGTATATGTTATCAATACATGTACTGTAACCAGTATTAGTGATAAAAAATCAAGACAATTCATCCGTAGAGTAAAGCGGAACAATCCGGATGCAATTATTGCTGTAGTAGGTTGTTATGCTCAAACAGCTCCCGATGAAGTTTTAGAAGTAGAAGGAGTTAATATTGTCATAGGCACCAATGATAGAAACAAAATCGTTGAATTGGTGGAGAACTGTAATCATAATGAAAAAATCAATATGGTTGATGACATTATGAAGGTAAAAGAATTCGAAGAAATGTCTATTGGAGAAATCAAAGAAAAAACAAGAGCTTTTTTGAAAATTCAAGAGGGCTGTAATCAATATTGCTCCTACTGTATTATACCCTATGCTAGAGGTCCTATAAGAAGTAGAAAAAAACCTGAAATTATTAATGAAATTAAAAATCTTGTAGACAGTGGCTTTAAAGAGATTGTTTTAACAGGAATTCATGTGGCCTCCTATGGAAAGGACTTAAAGGAAAAAAATGCTCTTATTGCTGTTTTAAAAGAGGTTAATGCTATTACAGGATTGGAAAGAATTCGCTTAAGCTCTTTGGAGCCTACTCTTTTTACTGAAGATTTTCTTCAGGAGATTTCTCGTTTACCTAAGATATGCCAACACTTTCATCTATCTCTTCAAAGTGGTTGTGACAAAATTTTAAACAAGATGAATAGAAAATATACAACTGGAGAATATAGAGAAATTGTTAAGAAAATTAGAAGTGTATATCCTAAGGTTGCATTAACTACTGATATTATTGTTGGATTCCCAGGGGAAACAGAGGAGGATTTTCAAACAACCTATAGCTTTGTGAAGGAAATAGGCTTTAGTAGTATTCATGTGTTTAAATATTCTGCTAGAAAAGGCACTCCAGCTGCCACCTATGAAAATCAAGTAAATGGTAGTATAAAGCATAAAAGAAGTGAAGTCCTTATTGAATTGGGAAACCAATTGGAAAAAAACTATTATCAACAATTTGTTGGCACCACTAAAACTGTATTATTTGAGGCTTCGTCCAAGGATAGGTCAGAACATATGGAGGGTTACACGGATAATTACTTACGGGTTCTAGCTAAAGGAGATCAACAGCTTGAGGGAGAAGTGAAGAAAGTTTACTTAAAAACCTTTGAAGGACAATTTATTATTGGAGAAATCATATAAATTTTTTAAAATTTAAAGGAGTTTCATTTTTTCTGTTGAATTATACAGTATATATTAACAGGTAAGGAGGTGTATTATGTCGGAGTGTATCTTTTGTAAAATTGCAAAAGGAGAAATACCAGCTACAATTTTATATAAAGATGATAAAGTTGTGGCTTTTAAAGATATTAATCCCGAAGCCCCTAATCACCTGCTGGTAATTCCTAAAAAGCACATACAATCTATAGCCCATGCTTCTGTGGAGGACACAGAAGAAATAATTCCCCAGATTTTTAAAACTATACAGCAGTTAGCTGAGGAATTAGGTCTGAAAGAAAAAGGATTTAGAATAGTAAATAACTGTGGGAACCAAGGAGGTCAAACAGTGGATCATCTTCACTTTCATCTACTAGGTGGAAGACAGATGACATGGCCACCGGGTTAAAACTTTGTATTGCATAACCCTTGTTTTTAATGTATAATAACAAAGTATTGGATTTATCCCACTTGCAAATATAGTACTCTAATACTATAGATCAAGCACAGCGGGTGCTCGCGGAGGGAGGGAGAAGTAGAATGTCAGAAATAAAAATTAGAGAAAATGAATCATTAGACAATGCACTTCGTAGATTCAAAAGACAATGTGCAAAGTCTGGTGTATTATCTGAAGTAAGAAAAAGAGAGCATTATGAGAAACCAAGTGTAAAGCGTAAGAAAAAAGCTGAAGCTGCACGTAGAAAAAACAATAAAAGATTCTAATAATGTAAATAGAGGTGAAGAGAATGTCCCTCAAACAAAGATTAACAAATGATCTTAAACAAGCCATGAAGGACAAGGATCAGCTTCGAAAGAATGTTATTACTTTAATTCGATCTGACATTAAACAAATAGAAGTAGATAAAAGAATAGAACTTGAGGATCAGGATGTCATTGAGATTATTTCTAGACAATTAAAACAGAGAAAAGATGCATTGGATGAATTTCAAAAAGGTGGTAGAGAGGATCTTGTGGCACAAGCCCAACAAGAAGCTGAAATACTACTGCAGTATCTACCTGAACAATTGTCAGAGGAAGAAGTAATAGATATTGTAAAGAGTGTTATTGTCGAAATAGGTGCTAACTCTATGCAGGATATGGGGAAAGTCATGGCTGCTGTCATGCCTAAAGTAAAAGGTAGGGCTGATGGCAAGATAGTTAATCAAGCTGTAAAAAAACTATTATAATTCAAATATAACCCGGATATATTCCGGGTTTATTTATATTTTCCAACAATTTACTGAAAATTATTTTAAATGTACTAAATTTAGAAAACTCCCCTATGGTATAATAAAATTAGCTAAAATTTTTAGACAAAGGGGTAATATTTATGGGAGGACATAAAAAATTTTGGGTTATTATTATGTTAGTAGTATTTTTTATGCTAGGGTTTACCTTTAAAATTAGCTCGTCAGCAAATGGAGAGATTCAAGCTATTAAATATATAGATCAAGGAAGTACATCCCATATACAAATCATTACCCATAAAAACATAAAAAAGCTTACAATAGAAGCCTTAAACCAAGAGGGAGAAATGAGCCACTTTTTTACCCTTGAAGATTATGTAATGAAAAGAAATCCAGAAATAACACAGAATATTTTTTATATCACCAATAGAGTGGGAGGTTTAGAAGATATTCATGAATTGTTTGTTACTAATGGTGGAAACATAAAAATACCAATAGAACTGGAAGAGGTACAAGAAGTATCTGTTTCAGAAGTTGTAAAATATACATTTGGTGAAGGTAGTGTAAATCCCTTGAAAATTATGTCCTATAACATACATCATGGTAAAAACCTATACGGTAGATACTCATTAGATGAAATTGCTGAGGTTATTAAAAACAGTGGAGCAGATATAGTTGGCCTACAGGAGATAGATAATGGTGTAATTCGCTCTAGATTTGAAGACCAAATCAAATATTTAAGTGAAAAGCTTTCTATGGAATATGTTTATGGTTATAATATCAATATTTTAGGAGGCACATATGGAAATGGTATCTTAAGCAAGTACCCTATAGAAAGTTATGAAAATCTACTTTTACCCAGTGGTCGAGAACAGAGGGGGCTTCTTAGAGCCACTATTAAGGTTAATAATCATTCCATCCACTTTTTATCAACTCATTTAGGATTAAATCAAGGTGAACGAAAAAATCAAATTAACGCTATTGATAAATATTTAGATATCCTCTCCTCAAATATAATATTAGTGGGGGATTTCAATGCTCGACCCCACAGCAGAGAGATACAGCATATGAGTAAAAGGCTGGTGGATGCAGCCCATAAAGCTGCTAAAGGAGATGAACCTACCTTTGATCTCCCTGTTTTATCTGGACGAATTGACTATATCTTTGTTGATCAAAAGTTTCCTATACAAAGATACCAGGTAATAAAAAGCAGGGCCTCTGACCATTACCCTATAACAGCAATCATTAAACTGGAATAACTGCTTATTAGAGTATAAGCAGTTATTCTATATTGCACTCTCCTTTTAGCAATCTATTTTTTTAGTAGTTTAAACTAGAGACAAAAAGAATATATATTACAATATAGAGAAATATTTTTACTAGTATTACAATCTCATTACAATTTAACAAATCTTTTGACGAAGAATATAATAATTAAGTAAACAATGGTATAATGATAGGGAGAAAGGGTGATAACATGAAAAAAAGGTGGGATATTTTTTTAATTTTGATATTTATATTTGTCATTCTACCATTTCAAACCTTTGGAGCGGGGGATATAAACAATGTATATATCGTTCCAATAGAGGGGGAAATTGGTCCTGCTGTATATCAATATGTAAGGGATAATATTCATATGGCAGAGACAGATCCAAATGCTGTAGCCATAATTTTTGAAATAGATACCTATGGTGGCCGGATAGACTCAGCAGAAAAAATAAGCAAACTCATTATGGCGTCAAGACTACCAACTATTGCCTTTGTAAATACAAAGGCAGAGTCGGCGGGAGTACTATTAACCATATCTGCAGATGCTATTGCTATGGCCCCAGGAGGCACAATAGGCTCAGCAGAGCCTATTCCAAATACAGAAAAGACCTTATCTATGTGGACTAGTTTATTGAGGGCAGCAGCAGAGGAAAAGGGTAGGGACCCTGAACTAGTAGCGTCTACTGCTGATAAAGCTATCGAAATACCAGATGTTATTGAAAAGGATAGACTTTTAAATCTGACAACCCGTGAAGCTAAAGCTCTAGGTTTAGCTGATGTTGTGGCAGATGATTATGCCACTATATTACAGGCAACTGAAATTGATTATACCAACATCATTTCCACCCCTGTTCCCAACAGGGTAAGGGTGGCTCAGACTATGACCAGTGCATATATAGCCCCAATCCTATTAACCTTAGGATTTGCAGGTCTAGTATTTGAAATTTTCACTGCAGGCTTTGGCGTAGGGGGTACAGTTAGCTTTGTAGCCTTTAGCCTATACTTCGGAGGAGCTATTTTAGCTGGAAATGCTGGATGGGCGGTATTGATGGTGTTTTTAGTGGGGATGGCCCTATTATTAATAGAGGCATTTGCTCCCGGCTTCGGCATCCCTGGACTTGGAGGAATCATTTGTATCGTTGTCAGTATTATAATGGCCTCCAACAGCGTAGCTACAGCTATAATTTCTTTGTTTATTTCTTTTGTTCTAACAATAGTGGCTTTGATACTAATATTAAAGTATGCTCCTAGGAGTAAGCATTTTGATCGCATTATTCTGGGGACAAAAATGAAAAAAGAAGAAGGCTATAGTGCCGCTGGGAAGTACCATCAATATATTGGGCAACAAGGAGAAGTAATAACTTTTCTAAGACCAGCAGGAACTATTGATGTTAATGGTGAAGTATTAGATGTGGTTTCAGAAGGGGCTTTTATTGAAGTAGGCAGTAAAGTAAGGGTGGCAAAAGTAGAAGGAAGAAGAATTATTGTCAAAAAAATTGATTAGGAGGGTTTTACATGCAAGGATTGATTCCATTATTAATTTTAATAGCAATTGGATTTATATTGCTATCTATTGTACTAAGTTTTGTTCCAGTAGGTCTGTGGATTACAGCTCATTTTTCAGGAGTAAGAATAGGGATTTTTACATTAATCGGTATGCGTTTTAGGAGGGTACTACCTATACGTATTGTAAATCCTATGATTAAGGCAACGAAAGCAGGTTTGGATTTAAGTATTGATAAGTTAGAGGCCCATTATCTTGCGGGAGGGGACGTTAACAACGTGGCTGATGCATTGATAGCTGCACAAAGGGCAGATATCAACCTTGAGTTTGAAAGGGCAGCAGCTATAGATTTAGCTGGTAGAGATGTACTTCAAGCTGTTCAAGTAAGTGTTAATCCTAAGGTTATTGAAACTCCCAAAATTGCTGCAGTGGCTAAAGATGGTATAGAAGTTATGGCCAAGGCTAGGGTTACTGTTAGAGCCAATATTGAAAGACTTGTTGGTGGTGCTGGGGAAGAAACTATTATTGCCAGAGTAGGTGAAGGTATTGTAACAACCGTTGGTTCTGCAGCTACCCATAAGGATGTTTTAGAAAATCCTGATTTAATTTCCAGAACCGTTCTAAACAAAGGTTTGGACGCAGGAACCGCCTATGAAATTCTATCAATTGATATTGCAGATATAGATATCGGAAGAAATATTGGAGCCCATTTACAAACTGATCAAGCTGAGGCTGATAAACGAATTGCTCAAGCTAAGGCAGAGGAAAGAAGAGCTATGGCGGTAGCAAAGGAGCAGGAAATGAAGGCAGCTGTTGAGGAAATGAGGGCTAAGGTTGTAGAAGCAGAAGCAGAAGTACCACGAGCTATGGCCACAGCCCTAAGAGAAGGAAAAATGGGGGTAATGGACTATTACAACATGAAAAATATCTTAGCTGATACCAACATGAGGGAAGCTATATCCAATGTAAATAAATCAAGCGACGATGATAAAGAAAAGAAAGATACTAAAAAATAGACTTAGGCAGGATTAAAGGAATAAGGCTGATACCACAGTCGTTTAAAAAGGAAGTGATGAAGCTGTGGAAAGTATTTTAATATTTATAGTTTTTGTTATTATAAGCTCCGTATTTAATAAAGACAAAAGAGCTAAAAAAACTTCTAGAAGGCCAAGGGGCTTAGATGAAAATGAGATGGATAGAGGACAAGATCATTCCTTTGACAAACCCAAGCCTACTGTTACAAGACGAGAGGGTGGCTTTGGTGATTTGATTCAAGAGCTAAGAGCCGATTTTAATGAGGTTTTTAAAGAAAAGTCCATTACCCGTGAAGTAAGAGAAGATAACCCAAAACCTATAGAAGAAACTACAAAAGACTTATCTTATAATGAAAAATATGAGTATGAATATGGAAATGAATATCAAAAGCATATTAATGATAAAGAATTAGAAATTAGATATGACGTAGATAAAAAGAAAGCCAAAGAGAGGTCAACACCTATAAAGCCTGTATATACCAATGAAACTCAACAAAGTATTTCAAATAATAACTTATCCTTTGATGAACAAACCCTACTTCAAGGAATCATCATGTCAGAGATATTGGGTAAACCTAAAGCCCTTAAAAAATAGAAGATCTTATGGATCTTCTATTTTTTATGCAATAAAAAGGTCTACATAAAAATAATGAAGCATAAAAATTGAATATATGGGGAGGTGTGTCGCATGAAAAAAAATCAAGAAGTTAAAAAAAGCTTAGCTGAAATTCTAGAGCTGCCAAAGGATATTATTTTAGACATACCCAAAATTACTATGATTGGCAATCTTCAAATATATATTGAAAACCATAAGGGAATTATTGAGTATACCAGCAATCGAATCCGAATTAATAGTAAGAGTGGTGTATTGCGAATCTTAGGGAGAAACTTACTTTTAAAAAATATTGTTCAAGAAGAAATCATTATAGTAGGGGATATCCAACAGGTGGAATTTACAGATTAGGGAGTGATAGCTTTGTTAATGGTGAAACTATGGAATTATTTTAGAGGCTATGTTATTATAAAAATAGAAGGCTTATCATTAGAAAAATTTATCAATATGGCCATAGCTAGAGACATTTATTTATGGGACATCAAAAGACTTAATTATACAACTTTAGAGGCGAAGGTAGGAATCGGAGGCTTTAAAGCTCTTCGTAAGCTTGTAAGAAGAGCAGGCTGTAGAATGTATATATCTGAAAAAAATGGATATCCATTTTGGTTTAGCAAAGTCAAGAAAAGAAAAATGCTTGTGTTGGGGGCATTTTTTTCTTTAATACTTTTATTGGTTTTATCTACTTTTATTTTTAGAATAGATGTTATGGGTAACGAAAACATATCAACTGAGGAAATATTGACAACATTAGGAGAATCCGGCTTGACTATAGGAGCCAATAGGTACTTCATAAATTTAAGGGATCTTGAAAATAGTTTATTAATTCATATCCATGAACTTGCATGGGTAGGTATAGAA carries:
- the rpsU gene encoding 30S ribosomal protein S21 → MSEIKIRENESLDNALRRFKRQCAKSGVLSEVRKREHYEKPSVKRKKKAEAARRKNNKRF
- the dnaJ gene encoding molecular chaperone DnaJ, coding for MSKRDYYEVLGVDKNASAEDIKRAYRKLAMKYHPDRNPGDKTAEDKFKELNEAYEILSTPEKKQRYDQFGHAGVNGQGGGGFGGFGGGGFEDIFGDIFDMFGGGGFSSRRNRGPQKGADIKYELSITFEEAVFGTEKTVEFYKYENCQTCNGSGAKPGTSKKTCSHCKGTGEVRFVQRTPLGQIVNVKACDHCHGEGQIIEAPCTTCNGKGKERKRKKIKVRIPAGVDNGSIIPLRGEGEPGIKGGPYGDLYVVLRVLPHRIFERDGYDIICEMPITFVQAVLGEELEVPTLEGKVKYKIPEGTQSGTIFRLKNKGVQNPKGYGKGDQYVKVVVEIPRNLTDNQKEMLKQFAAEGGEEIHEKRKSFFDKVKDVFGV
- a CDS encoding GatB/YqeY domain-containing protein; translation: MSLKQRLTNDLKQAMKDKDQLRKNVITLIRSDIKQIEVDKRIELEDQDVIEIISRQLKQRKDALDEFQKGGREDLVAQAQQEAEILLQYLPEQLSEEEVIDIVKSVIVEIGANSMQDMGKVMAAVMPKVKGRADGKIVNQAVKKLL
- the mtaB gene encoding tRNA (N(6)-L-threonylcarbamoyladenosine(37)-C(2))-methylthiotransferase MtaB — its product is MKKVAFHTLGCKVNQYETQAMKELFEGEDYTTVADTEIADVYVINTCTVTSISDKKSRQFIRRVKRNNPDAIIAVVGCYAQTAPDEVLEVEGVNIVIGTNDRNKIVELVENCNHNEKINMVDDIMKVKEFEEMSIGEIKEKTRAFLKIQEGCNQYCSYCIIPYARGPIRSRKKPEIINEIKNLVDSGFKEIVLTGIHVASYGKDLKEKNALIAVLKEVNAITGLERIRLSSLEPTLFTEDFLQEISRLPKICQHFHLSLQSGCDKILNKMNRKYTTGEYREIVKKIRSVYPKVALTTDIIVGFPGETEEDFQTTYSFVKEIGFSSIHVFKYSARKGTPAATYENQVNGSIKHKRSEVLIELGNQLEKNYYQQFVGTTKTVLFEASSKDRSEHMEGYTDNYLRVLAKGDQQLEGEVKKVYLKTFEGQFIIGEII
- the floA gene encoding flotillin-like protein FloA (flotillin-like protein involved in membrane lipid rafts), coding for MQGLIPLLILIAIGFILLSIVLSFVPVGLWITAHFSGVRIGIFTLIGMRFRRVLPIRIVNPMIKATKAGLDLSIDKLEAHYLAGGDVNNVADALIAAQRADINLEFERAAAIDLAGRDVLQAVQVSVNPKVIETPKIAAVAKDGIEVMAKARVTVRANIERLVGGAGEETIIARVGEGIVTTVGSAATHKDVLENPDLISRTVLNKGLDAGTAYEILSIDIADIDIGRNIGAHLQTDQAEADKRIAQAKAEERRAMAVAKEQEMKAAVEEMRAKVVEAEAEVPRAMATALREGKMGVMDYYNMKNILADTNMREAISNVNKSSDDDKEKKDTKK
- a CDS encoding histidine triad nucleotide-binding protein, which codes for MSECIFCKIAKGEIPATILYKDDKVVAFKDINPEAPNHLLVIPKKHIQSIAHASVEDTEEIIPQIFKTIQQLAEELGLKEKGFRIVNNCGNQGGQTVDHLHFHLLGGRQMTWPPG
- the yqfC gene encoding sporulation protein YqfC, which translates into the protein MKKNQEVKKSLAEILELPKDIILDIPKITMIGNLQIYIENHKGIIEYTSNRIRINSKSGVLRILGRNLLLKNIVQEEIIIVGDIQQVEFTD
- a CDS encoding NfeD family protein produces the protein MKKRWDIFLILIFIFVILPFQTFGAGDINNVYIVPIEGEIGPAVYQYVRDNIHMAETDPNAVAIIFEIDTYGGRIDSAEKISKLIMASRLPTIAFVNTKAESAGVLLTISADAIAMAPGGTIGSAEPIPNTEKTLSMWTSLLRAAAEEKGRDPELVASTADKAIEIPDVIEKDRLLNLTTREAKALGLADVVADDYATILQATEIDYTNIISTPVPNRVRVAQTMTSAYIAPILLTLGFAGLVFEIFTAGFGVGGTVSFVAFSLYFGGAILAGNAGWAVLMVFLVGMALLLIEAFAPGFGIPGLGGIICIVVSIIMASNSVATAIISLFISFVLTIVALILILKYAPRSKHFDRIILGTKMKKEEGYSAAGKYHQYIGQQGEVITFLRPAGTIDVNGEVLDVVSEGAFIEVGSKVRVAKVEGRRIIVKKID
- a CDS encoding endonuclease/exonuclease/phosphatase family protein, with protein sequence MGGHKKFWVIIMLVVFFMLGFTFKISSSANGEIQAIKYIDQGSTSHIQIITHKNIKKLTIEALNQEGEMSHFFTLEDYVMKRNPEITQNIFYITNRVGGLEDIHELFVTNGGNIKIPIELEEVQEVSVSEVVKYTFGEGSVNPLKIMSYNIHHGKNLYGRYSLDEIAEVIKNSGADIVGLQEIDNGVIRSRFEDQIKYLSEKLSMEYVYGYNINILGGTYGNGILSKYPIESYENLLLPSGREQRGLLRATIKVNNHSIHFLSTHLGLNQGERKNQINAIDKYLDILSSNIILVGDFNARPHSREIQHMSKRLVDAAHKAAKGDEPTFDLPVLSGRIDYIFVDQKFPIQRYQVIKSRASDHYPITAIIKLE
- a CDS encoding 16S rRNA (uracil(1498)-N(3))-methyltransferase: MNRFFVSSADINRCEKKAVVTGEDVKHMSKVLRLTVGDTVELCDGEKYQYRAEIKSMDKNQVLLSIIEEEQLVTEPSIDVILYQGIPKATKMELIIQKTTELGIKEIIPVITNRTIVHFKDNKDKEKKVERWQKIAEEAAKQSKRGMIPSIHSPISFKEALEHSRQNHINIIAYEKESKQSIKNLLKSYGEKKIGRIGLWIGPEGGYEEEEIELALMEDIQAITLGPRILRTETAGLTVLSILMYDLGDLGG
- the prmA gene encoding 50S ribosomal protein L11 methyltransferase; protein product: MEWIEISIKTTTEAVEAVSNILYDAGVAGLVIEDPKDFIFMDNDENSWDYVDESIFANLYEGAIVKGYLPQAPDLVDKIELIRQAVDVLPEYGLDVGLGEVTTLEVREEDWSHSWKKYYKPTQIGKNIIIKPTWEKYDKSSGEMVIEMDPGMAFGTGTHETTMMCVMELENHVKNYSTVFDIGCGSGILAITAAKLGAEKVIAVDIDEVAIEATNNNVKLNHIADKIDIRKGNLMEVVTEKADVIVANIIAEVIMILSKDIKKFLKTNGTFIASGIILDKIDVVKENLLSIGLDIIKIETMGEWAVVVSKLKDESHE